The genomic stretch CATACCGATACGAGTGTTCTTGTAAAGGCCACATTCCAGAATCTTGGGACTGCCGAAATCCAATGGTCACTGATAAAAGACGGCAAAGCTGTATCTGTTGCCGACTGCATCGAAGGAACGCTCACGGATATGAACAGCACCGTCCGCTTCAAGGAAAAGGGCGAATATGTGCTAAAAGCCGCCTTCGTCGACCCGGCGGGACGGACCTACAGCTATACCTCACCCATCAAGGTCTATCCGGTACCCAGCATCACATATAAGCTGCCGGAAACCGCACACACCGACACCGAAGTTTCTGTGATTCCAAAAACCTTGGAATTAGGGAACTTAAAAGTGGAATGGCTGTTGGAGAACGGCTTCGGATTCCAAGATCTTGCGACCTACATCGACGGGACTCTGGACAATGATGGAGGAACCATCCGCTTTAAACATGCCGGAACCTATGAGCTCATTGCAAGGATCACCGATGAAACCGGGCGCGTGTTCCTCTACGAGGACGGCGGTAAGATCGTAGTCCTGCCGGTGCTGAATATTTCCTTTGAGCTGCCGGCATCAACGCATACCGACCGCACTGTCGACCTTCGAACCCGCGGCAACAATAATGTGCTGCCGGTGGAATGGACGATCACAAAGGACGGCAAGCCGAGAGAGCTCACCGATGCGCTGGAGGGCAGCCTGAACGCTTACGGCGGCAAAATCCAGTTCAAAGAGGTTGGAGAATACACCCTGACCGCCTCCATGACGGATGCCCTGGGCCGTGTGTTCTCTTACAGCGCCTCCACCACAGTCTATCCCATCCCGTCCATCCTGCTAGATGTTCCGCAGATCTGGTACGCCGGTGAAACCGGAACGGTCAGTGTCAGCGGTACCGATCTGGATAACCTCACCGCAGACTGGACGATCATTCAGGGCGACGGCGGCGCACAGTCCTATTACATCCACACCTCCGGCACCCTGACGAAAACAGGCGGGACGATCACCTTCCCGACAAAAGGACAATACACGCTGATTCTCACAATGACAGACCCCACCGGCCGCACCTTTGTACGAAGCCAGAGCTTTATCGTCTTTCCCATCCCAACAATGTCAGTCGGTCTCCCGCAGACCTGGCATGCCGGCGAAGCAGGAACGGTCAGCATCAGCGGTACCGATCTGGAAAACCTCACCGCAGATTGGACCATCAAGCAAGGAAATGGAGATGCAAAGCCGTATTCCACTTACGCTACAGGCACGCTGACCAAGGACGGCGGCACAATCACTTTCCCCACGAAGGGACAGTATGAACTAATCCTGGCCATGACGGACACCAACGGCCGTACCTTTACGGAAACCCGGAGCTTCACGGTGTATCCCATCCCGACCATAAGCATCAGCATCCCGCAGCCCTGGTACACCGGGGAAGCCGGGACGGTCAGCGTCAGCGGTACCGATCTGGATAATCTCACCGGGGACTGGACGATCATTCAGGGCACTGGTGATGCCAAACCGTATTCTACTTATGTTTCCGGCACCCTGACCAAGAATGGCGGCGCGATCACCTTCCCCTCGAAGGGCCAGTATGAACTCGTCCTGACCATGACGGACCCCACCGGCCGGACCTTTACGAGAAGCCGGAGCCTCACAATATCCCCCATCCCAACCATGAGCATCAGCATCCCATCGCTGACCTACAGCGGCGAGTCTATGGCAGTCACCGCCTCCGGCACCGAGCTGAGCGGAGCCTCTGTCAACTGGTATATCTCAGTGGATGGCGGTGGGGCGAAGCCCTACACGGAGTATGCAACAGGCACCCTCGGAATCAGCGGCGGCAGTCTGCGTATCTATACGGATAAAACCATCTCCGTGAAACTGCAGGCAGTGATCACCGATACCAACGGGCGGAATTTCACTTTCACCTCCGGAACCGGAATAGTCAAACCCATTGCCAGCTTTGCGTTCACGCTTCCTTCCTCGGCTCACATCGGCTCCGGATTCAGCGTGTCGTTACCGTCGACCTCCGGGCTGGAGGGCAGAACCCTCAACTGGTCGCTGACAAAGGATGGCAGCGCGGCCAGCTATACCGGAAGCCTGTCAAACAGCGGCGGCACCATAGCCATCAGCAGCACCGGAAGCTATGTCCTGACGGCCAGCACTACCGACAGCGCAGGCAGAACCTTCATCTACTCGCAGGGCATTGCTATCACCAACAACGCGCCAAACAAGCCTTCAGGAAGCGCCTCGGTAACCAGAACAGCCAAGGATGGTAATCTCCTGGTCAACCTCTATGCCTACGCTTCCGACCCGGATGGGGATTCCGTTACCCTGGAATACTCCGGAAACACCTCCGACAGCTATTATGCCGTGGGTAGCCATACAGTCTATGTCCGGGCAAAGGATGCCTGGGGGCTTTATTCCGACTGGACTGCCATCTCCTTCACAGTGACCAACTCGGCGCCGACCACGCCCGTCATTACCCGAACGCCGGATGGCAACAGTATAGCTCCCGGTGTAGCGATCACTATCACAGCAAGCAGCACCGACCCGGACGGCGACGCCATCACCTATGTGTGGGAGGGTAGGCCGGCTCAAACCAGTACCGCCTACCCATTGGGCAAGAATGTGGTGCGCGTCAAGGCGGTGGACTCCACCGGAGCTGAGTCGCCCTGGGCAGCTATTGTATTTTTCGTATCTGATTCAACCCACGGTGGCGGCATGACGCTGACAGGTCCCGAATCGGTCATCCTGGAACAGGGTATCGCAGGCGCAACCATCACCAGCTATACGTTCACGGTGCCGCCGGTTGATGGGCACAGCGGTCAGGATTACGGCCGCGTCCGCGGGTACAACGTCCTGACCGGACAGTGGGACCAACTGGACTACCAGACCACCACCAACGGCATCACCTTCAGCCGTACACTGGCGGCCGGAATCTACAGCCAGCTGGAGTTTTACTACTACACGAACCATACGTGCATGTATAACAAGTCAAACATCACTTATTCCGTCACATTCTACTTTGAGTAACCTTGTAGAATTGACGGAAAGCAGAAAAGGAGGAATCGCCAATGAACGCTGAAAACCAAAGGCTTTGTCTGCGCCCCGCTTCGACTGAGGAAGCGGGGCTGTTCTATTCTCAGGATGAGAAGGATCATGAACTCGGAACGGTCGGCCACCTGCGCGTCGACTTTGGGCATGGAGGCAGGGAGTTCTTGTCAACCTGGTGGCCGCACAACGAGGACGCGCTGAATACACCGGAATTCAAGTCGGAGCTTCAGTCCTTCGTGAACGAGCTTCGAAAGACTGGACCATTGAGAAATCTCTCCGTAATGTCGGAATATTGCTACGACCATGGTGACAGCAAGCTGGGTGACGGCTCCAGAGGAAGCTATGGGTTTGTTGCAGAAAGCGAGCATTACCGTTACTGTCTGCGGTGTACGCCGATCCAGGGCGATTACAATGCCTATGTATATATCTACGACAAGCGTCAGCAGGAAATGAGCCAGCTTCAAAAGCTCCTGGATGCAGAACAGGATTTGCCGGAAATGTGCTTTTCTACCTTGACCAGTGATGGGAGCCTGATCTGCGTCAAGCATGGCGAAACCGGATACTACAAATCGGATTGGGATACCGGCAATCTGGAAAAGAACCGGGAGCTGGCCGATTACAACAACGAAAAGCTGGGCGTGTCCAAAATCCAGGAGGAAGCCATGGTCATCAAATCCATGACCGGATGGACTTCTCAGGAGTCTGCATCCCAGGAATCTGGCATGGAGCAGACAATGGGAGGAATGTGATGCAAGGAGGTGCTATATGAACGGAATCCAAATCAAAAACAACCGCATTCTCTACTATGGCAATACGGCGGGCTATCTAGACACCAAACGGGATACGGCCATAGTGGACCCGATGTTTGAAAACGATGAGCTGAAATCCTATCTTTCAAACACCAGAGGGCTTAACATCGAGTGGATGCCCGGTACCTTTGACCGTCTGGCGGCAGGTAAGCTCGACCCGGAGGGCAACCTGCAGGTGCTGAAGAAATGCAGGGTGCATCAGCTGAAGTCCGACGCCGATATCATGATGAAATTCATCGGATACGACGAACTCACGGAGCGCTTCGGGGAGCCGGACCCTGCCAATTACCAAGCGGTATACGACGGCGAAGTGGAAACCAACGATCTGGAGGAGCTCTATGCCAAATTCAACCTGGACCACCCGCCCGGCTACGAGGGACATAGCCTCTCTATGTCTGATGTAGTAGAGCTGTACGACGAGTCCGGCAGCTCCTTCCACTATGTCGACCGCTTCGGCTTCCGGGAGATACCGTTTCAGGGATCGGAGCAGGAACAGACACAAGGCCCGCAGATGAGTATGTGACCCAAGTAACCCTCAGCCGAAAGGCTGTTTTTTCATCTCTAAATTATAAAAGGAGGAATCGACCATGAGTAAAATCCAGGCAACGTCCAAGGCTCCCCAGCAGGATGCGCAGACCGCCGCGGAACAGCCCCTGCCCATGAAGGTGGATGTGAAGATCAGCTCCATCCGGCCGGAGGGCAATATCCGAGCCATCGCATCCGTCAATCTGAATGACTGCTTTGCCATCCGCAACGTGAAGGTGATGGACAGCACCAAGGGGCTGTTCGTCGCCATGCCCAGCTACAAGGCCGGAAGCGGTGAATACAAGGACATCTGCTTCCCGGTAACCAAGGAATTCCGGGAGCAGCTGAACAACGCCGTCATTGACGCTTACCATCAGGCTCTGACGCAGAGCCAGGCACAGAACCAGCAGAAGGCGGAAGCATCCCCTTTTGAACAGGCGCCGGAGCAGCGCTCCGGCATGCAGATGGCGGGACTGTAGGTCCCGCCATCCTTGTCACACAACAATTCTATCAAAACATATTGGAGGTATATTTAAATGAAGAAATTCCTGAACAAGATCAAGAGAAACCTGTCCAACACGGCGGTCAATATCCGTGACCATCTGACCTTGAAGTATCTGACGGCAAAGACCCTGCTCTGCTCCCAGCGCGGGGAGGGCTTTGTGGATACCGCCATTAAAATCCTGATGGCCGTGGTAATCGGCGCGCTTGTTCTCGCCGGGCTCTACGCCCTGTTCGGAGAAAC from Desulfitobacterium dichloroeliminans LMG P-21439 encodes the following:
- a CDS encoding YodL domain-containing protein, with translation MNGIQIKNNRILYYGNTAGYLDTKRDTAIVDPMFENDELKSYLSNTRGLNIEWMPGTFDRLAAGKLDPEGNLQVLKKCRVHQLKSDADIMMKFIGYDELTERFGEPDPANYQAVYDGEVETNDLEELYAKFNLDHPPGYEGHSLSMSDVVELYDESGSSFHYVDRFGFREIPFQGSEQEQTQGPQMSM
- a CDS encoding SpoVG family protein, producing MSKIQATSKAPQQDAQTAAEQPLPMKVDVKISSIRPEGNIRAIASVNLNDCFAIRNVKVMDSTKGLFVAMPSYKAGSGEYKDICFPVTKEFREQLNNAVIDAYHQALTQSQAQNQQKAEASPFEQAPEQRSGMQMAGL
- a CDS encoding S-layer homology domain-containing protein, with amino-acid sequence MNLKDKRKCILAVFLLAVLLVTSGLYIAYRLHPELFIGQNDIITRGEFAAELAKELKLDTAGSEKDTPSFSDIDGHWAEKYIEALVDAGIIDPADYPDGFKPDEPITRAEIIKMMVRAKGQDEEAKNTQGHSGYDDQSDIADDDKGYVIVGKEDGIIGDTDDDKIHPNDPVTKGEADDMIDKADPKPSTPTPSPTTPATDTTTPTPTPMPTDPDKEKPTPTPSPTPTPTPTPGGGSGGGSYYVPDAQVRFDLPETAHTDTEIKVMPVWKYMQSFTWTMTKSAVDGSEQPVALANAVTGSLGLEGGTIQFKEEGKYTLTATAKNARGKETVLSKTVTVYPVIDLTFDMLETTHTDKSVTLTFPLEKLYGHDIVWTVVKDGEAVQTADILDGTLRNDGGTFVFKTKGSYTLTATITDETGRIFTHAESTKVYPLVGITFTLPVASHTDKTVEVSTTLTENGGLSVVWSLTKNGKAAVLSDELEGTLTDAGGSIRFKDKGVYMLTGTLTDETGRTFEASQTVTVYPVGSVGFYLPEIAHTDTSVLVKATFQNLGTAEIQWSLIKDGKAVSVADCIEGTLTDMNSTVRFKEKGEYVLKAAFVDPAGRTYSYTSPIKVYPVPSITYKLPETAHTDTEVSVIPKTLELGNLKVEWLLENGFGFQDLATYIDGTLDNDGGTIRFKHAGTYELIARITDETGRVFLYEDGGKIVVLPVLNISFELPASTHTDRTVDLRTRGNNNVLPVEWTITKDGKPRELTDALEGSLNAYGGKIQFKEVGEYTLTASMTDALGRVFSYSASTTVYPIPSILLDVPQIWYAGETGTVSVSGTDLDNLTADWTIIQGDGGAQSYYIHTSGTLTKTGGTITFPTKGQYTLILTMTDPTGRTFVRSQSFIVFPIPTMSVGLPQTWHAGEAGTVSISGTDLENLTADWTIKQGNGDAKPYSTYATGTLTKDGGTITFPTKGQYELILAMTDTNGRTFTETRSFTVYPIPTISISIPQPWYTGEAGTVSVSGTDLDNLTGDWTIIQGTGDAKPYSTYVSGTLTKNGGAITFPSKGQYELVLTMTDPTGRTFTRSRSLTISPIPTMSISIPSLTYSGESMAVTASGTELSGASVNWYISVDGGGAKPYTEYATGTLGISGGSLRIYTDKTISVKLQAVITDTNGRNFTFTSGTGIVKPIASFAFTLPSSAHIGSGFSVSLPSTSGLEGRTLNWSLTKDGSAASYTGSLSNSGGTIAISSTGSYVLTASTTDSAGRTFIYSQGIAITNNAPNKPSGSASVTRTAKDGNLLVNLYAYASDPDGDSVTLEYSGNTSDSYYAVGSHTVYVRAKDAWGLYSDWTAISFTVTNSAPTTPVITRTPDGNSIAPGVAITITASSTDPDGDAITYVWEGRPAQTSTAYPLGKNVVRVKAVDSTGAESPWAAIVFFVSDSTHGGGMTLTGPESVILEQGIAGATITSYTFTVPPVDGHSGQDYGRVRGYNVLTGQWDQLDYQTTTNGITFSRTLAAGIYSQLEFYYYTNHTCMYNKSNITYSVTFYFE
- a CDS encoding DUF6133 family protein; translation: MKKFLNKIKRNLSNTAVNIRDHLTLKYLTAKTLLCSQRGEGFVDTAIKILMAVVIGALVLAGLYALFGETVLPTLKQRITDMFNYGK